The following nucleotide sequence is from Streptomyces sp. HUAS CB01.
CGTAGTGGACGGAGACGGTGTCCCCCGCCTTGGCCTCGGGCCCGTCGCCCTCCCAGATGTCCTTGATCTCAAGGTCGGCCGGCGGCTCGCCGCCCGGGAAGTCGATCTCGGGCTTCTCGATGCTCACGTGTTGCTCCTTGCGTTCTCTGTGCGAGTCAACGCGGACAGTCTTACAGAACCGCCAGGATGTCGACGGAGAAGACCAGCGTCGACTTCGCCGGGATCGGGCCCTGGGCCTGGTCGCCGTAGGCCATGTCCGGCGGCACGACGAGGAGCACCCGGCTGCCGACCTTCTTGCCCTCCAGCCCCTTCGACCAGCCCGGGATCACCCCGGCGAGCGGGAAGGTGACGGGAGCGCCCTTGGAGTAGCTGCTGTCGAACTCCTTGCCGTCCTTCCACAGGACGCCCTTGTACTGGACGGCCACCGTGTTGTCGGCCTTGACCGCGGGGCCGCTGCCCTCGATGACGTAGTTGGAGACCAGCTTGGTCGGCGCGGCCTTCTTCGGCACCGTGATCGAGGGTGCCTTGCCGTCGGTGTTCGTACCGACCTTGGGCAGGTCGATGTTGTCCTGGGCCACCTCGGTGCCCTTGGCGGACACGGGGAGGGTTGTGCCCTTGACGACGTCCATGACGAACACGAGCGTGGCGTTGGGCGGGATGTCGCCCTGGCCCTGGCTGCCGTACGCGAGCGACGGCGGGATGGACACCTCGAGGCGGCTGCCGACCTTCTGGCCGTCGAGCGCCTTCTGCCAGCCCTCGATGACGCCACCGCCACCGATCGTGACGGCGAAGGGCTCGCCCCGGTCGAAGCTGTTGTCGAACGGCTTGTCCCCGTCCCAGACCTGGCCGAGGTAGTCGACCTGGGCCTGGTCGCCCTTCTTGAGGGCCTGGCCCTTGCCCTCGCTGATGACCTCGACCTTGAGGTCCTTGGGGGGCTTGCCCTCGCCCTTGGCGAGCGTGGGCTTCTCGCCGAACTTCGCACCCGCGGTGATGGCGGGCAGTCCGTTCGACGTCTGGGCGGAATTGGAGCCCTTGTCGTCGCCGCACGCCGCTGTGGAGAGCAGCAGCAGGGGCACGACGAGCAGGCCGGCAAGTCGGCGCACGTGTTCCTCAGATCTCAGACGGCACTTCGGTCGCTCGACACTCTAGGCCGTGCCGAGGGCCCCGTACGAGAGACGTACGGGGCCCGAGGGACGTTCCCGGCCCGCCCTGCCGGGTGCTGGCGGGCGGCCGTACCGCTACATTCCGGCGATCAGCTTCTCCACCCGGTCATCCACGGAGCGGAACGGGTCCTTGCACAACACGGTGCGCTGCGCCTGGTCGTTGAGCTTGAGGTGCACCCAGTCGACGGTGAAGTCCCGCCGCTGCTCCTGCGCCCGGCGGATGAAGTCGCCGCGCAGTCGCGCCCTCGTGGTCTGCGGGGGCACGGACTTGCCCTCGAAGATCTTGAGGTCGTTGCAGATCCGGGCGGCCTGGCCCTTCTTCTCCAGGAGGTAGTAGAGCCCGCGCCGGCGGTGGATGTCGTGGTACGCGAGGTCTATCTGCGCGACCCTCGGGTGCGACATCGTCATGTTGTGCTTGGCCCGGTACCGTTCGATGAGCTTGTACTTCATCACCCAGTCGATCTCGGTGCCGATGCGGTCGAGGTCCTCCTCCTCGATGGCGTCGAGGGTGCGGCCCCAGAGCTCCAGGACCTGCGCCACCGTGCCGGTGCGGATGCCCCGGCGGTCGACGAAGTCCACGGCCTTCTCGTAGTACTCCCGCTGGACCTCCAGGGCGGAGGCCTCGCGGCCGCTGGCCAGGCGCACCTTGCGCCGGCCGGTGATGTCGTGGCTGACCTCGCGGATGGCCCTGATCGGGTTCTCCAGCGTCAGGTCGCGCATGACCGTGCCCGCCTCGATCATGCGCAGCACCAGGTCGGTGGCCCCGACCTTGAGCAGCATCGTCGTCTCCGACATGTTGGAGTCGCCGACGATGACGTGCAGGCGGCGGTAGCGCTCGGCGTCCGCGTGCGGCTCGTCCCGGGTGTTGATGATGGGCCGGGAGCGGGTGGTCGCGGAGCTGACGCCCTCCCAGATGTGCTCGGCGCGCTGGCTGACGCAGTACACCGCGCCGCGGGGGGTCTGCAGCACCTTTCCCGCGCCGCAGAGCAGCTGGCGGGTGACGAGGAACGGAATCAGGATGTCCGCGAGCCGGGAGAACTCTCCGTGCCGGGCCACGAGGTAGTTCTCGTGGCATCCGTAGGAGTTTCCCGCCGAATCGGTGTTGTTCTTGAAGAGATAGACGTCGCCCGCGATTCCCTCCTCGTGCAGGCGGCGTTCGGCGTCGACGAGCAGGCCTTCGAGGATGCGCTCGCCGGCCTTGTCGTGGGTGACCAGTTCGGTCACGTCGTCGCATTCGGGAGTTGCGTATTCCGGATGCGAACCCACGTCGAGGTAGAGGCGGGCCCCGTTGCGCAGGAAGACATTGCTGCTGCGGCCCCATGACACGACTCGGCGGAAGAGGTAGCGCGCCACTTCGTCAGGTGACAGTCGGCGCTGTCCCCTGAACGTGCACGTGACGCCGTACTCGTTCTCCAGCCCGAAAATGCGGCGGTCCATGAGGGAACATTACGCCCGATGGCCTGAGCTGAAACCGGGTTCGACGGCACCGCTTCGATCATTTTCATCCGCCGGCGCGTCGTGTGCGCCGCTGCCGGGAGCTGCGAGGACCCGTCCGGTGGCCAGGAGAACGAGCAGGGCGGCGATCCCGCCGCCCCCGGCGACGGCGAAGCCCGCGGTGGTCCCGCCGAATTCCACGGCCGGGCCGGCGGCGGCCGTGCCGACCGCCGCGCCCACGCCGAAGGTGGTCACCAGCCAGGAGAACGCCTCGGTGACGGTCCCGCGCGGCGCGTGCCGATCGACGACGAGGAAGGCGCACGCGATCGCGGGCGCGAGGAACAGCCCTGAGACTACGCCGAGCGCGGTCATCGCGGGCACGGCCGGGGTGAGCAGCAGCGGCAGATAGCCCAGCGCCAGCAGGCCGGTGATCACGCGCAGCCGCCGCTCGGGAGCGCCGGCCCAGTCCCGGGCACCGTAGGCCGCACCGCCGATCAGGGCGCCGAGGCCGAGGGCCGCCATGAACCAGCCGTACACGGCGTCTCCGCCGTGCTCGTCGGCGTAGGCGAAGGCGGCGACCGTGATGGAGCCGAGGGCGAGGCCGACGAAGAAGAACGAGCCGAGCAGGGCGAGCAGCCCGGGCGAGCGCAGGGCGCCCAGCCAGTGGGCCTCGCGCGGCGCGGACCGCCAGGCGCGGGAGGGCCCGGAGACCACCACGGAGAGTGCGCCGAGGACACCCAGGACGTTGACGACGAGCAGCGCGGCGGTCGGCGACATCAGCCAGACCAGCAGCGTGACCAGCAACGGGCCGACCGTGAACATGACTTCCTGGGCTATCGCGTCCATGGCGTAGGCGCGGTGCACCCGGTCCTGCCGGTGGCCGAGGACGTCCGGCCACAGGGCGCGCAGCCCGCCCTCGAGGGGCGGGGTGAAGAACCCGGCGACGGCGACGGCGGCGTAGGCCAGGGGGAGCGAGTCGATGCCGGCCACGGCGAGCAGGCCCATGCCGAGCGCCGAGAGGACGGCGGCGGGAAGCTGGACCCTGGGCTGCCCGTGGAGGTCGACCATGCGCCCGAGGAGCGGCTGGCCGGCGGCGGTGGTCAGTCCGTAGACCGCCGCGAGGGCGCCGGCGAGGGTGTAGCTGCCGCCCTCGGCACGGGTGAAGAGCACGATCGCGATGTGCGCGACGCCGTTGGGCAGCCTGCCCACGAGCGTGCCCGTGAGCAGGCGCGCCGCGTGGGGGGCCTTGAGGATGTCCATGTACCCGGAGACTCCGGCACCCATCGCTTCCGCCTCTTCGCTCCCACCCCGGCCGGATCTCGCCCCGACCTGGGAAGTTTTACGTATAACTAGATGCGTCATACGTACCATGTCAGATGCGGCGAGTCCACTCCCGCGGTGTACGGGACCGAGCGCGGAGGCGAGTGTGCAGACCCGGGAGCCCGCCGGCGGAGCGCGGCCGACCAGCAGGGACGTGGCGCGGGCGGCCGGGGTGTCGCAGGCCACGGTGTCGCTGGTGCTGGGCGGGAAGTGGCGCGGCCGGGTGTCCGAGCGCACGGCCGGTCTGGTGCGCGAAGCGGCCTCGCAGCTCGGCTACCGGCCGAACCTCGCCGCGCGCAATCTGCGGCTCGGCCGGACGCGCACGGCGCTGCTGGTCGTTCCCGCGCTGACCAACGAGTTCTTCGCGCGCGTGTACGGCGGCGCGGCAGCGGTGGCCGCCGAGCACGGCTTCGGCGTGGTGCTGTACCCCTCCCCCGAGGGCGTGGGACCGGCACGGGACCCCTTCGCGTCCGCGCGGGCAGCCCTGGACGGGGTGATCGCCTCCTCGATGGCGGCCGGGGCGCTGGACGCGATCCGCGGTTCCGATCTTCCGCTGGTGATGCTGGACAGCGACCCGTCGGACCCGGCGTCCGCGGCCCAGGTGAACCTGGACGTCGCGGACGGTATGCGGCAGGTGACGGACCATCTCCTCGCCCTCGGCCACCGGCGCTTCGTCCATCTGTCCTCCGCCGTGCCGTCCTGGACCTTCGAGGTCCGGGCCCGGGCGCTGGAGGCGGAACTGCGGGCCGTGCCGGAGGCGGAGCTGCGGACGGTTCCCTCGCCGCTCGACGTGGCCGGTGCGCTGGAGGCGGCGGGGCGGGCGCTCGCCGCTCCGGGGCCGCGGCCCACGGCCCTGGTGTGCGACGACGACATCCTCGCGGCCGGTGCCTGCAAGGCGGTCCGCCGCCTGGGGCTGCGGGTGCCGGAGGACGTCTCGGTGACCGGTTTCGACGATCTGACCCTGGCGACGGCGGTGGAGCCGGAACTCACCACGGTCCGTCTCCCGGCCGAGCGGATCGGCCAGGCCGGCATGACGGCGCTCCTCGACGTCCTCGCGTCCCGTTCCCCGGCCTCCGGCGCCCTCCCGGTCACCCTGGTCCCCCGGGGCTCCACGGGCCCGGCACCGGCGGCCTGACGGCCTGGCGGGGTCCGCGCGGCTGGGCACACCCCCACGGACACAGGACTCCACGGGCCCGGCACCGGCGATCGCAGGCCCGTGGGGGGCCGGCCGGCGGCTGGGCGCCCGGCCGCGCACACCCCCACGGACACAGGACTCCACGGGCCGGCACCTGCGATCGCAGGCCCGGGGGCCGGCCGTGGCCGCGCACGGTGCCCGTACGGACGTCCTCGCCCCGAAACGACCGCGCCCCGCCCGTGGGATCACGGGCGGGGCGCGGAGGACGGGATGTGCGCGTTACGCCTCGTCGTCCGAGGTCTCCTCGTCCGAGGGGGCCTCCGTCGGGGTGGAGGCGGCGTCGTCGGCCCCGAGCAGACGGGACAGCTGGCGTCCCACGATCCGCTTGAACTTGCGCTGCTGGGGACGCGTGCGGTCCAGGACCGCGACCTCCAGGCGCTCCGCGGGGATCTCCCGCTCGCCGCCGTTGGTGTCGCGGGACAGGGCCTGCACCGCGAGCTTCAGGGCCTCGGCGAGCGACATCCCGTCACGGTGCCGCTGGTCGAGGAAGGAGCTGATCTGCTCGGCGTTGCCGCCGACCGCGACGGAGCCGTGCTCGTCCACGATCGAGCCGTCGTGCGGCAGCCGGTAGATCTGGTCGCCCTCGGGCGACGTACCCACCTCGGCGACGACCAGCTCGACCTCGTACGGCTTCTCGCCCGCGCTGGAGAAGATCGTGCCCAGGGTCTGCGCGTAGACGTTGGCGAGGCCGCGGGCCGTCACGTCGTCCCGGTCGTAGGTGTATCCGCGCAGGTCGGCGTAGCGGACGCCGCCGATGCGCAGGTTCTCGTACTCGTTGTACTTGCCGGCTGCGGCGAAGCCGATCCGGTCGTAGATCTCGCTGAACTTGTGCAGCGCGCGGGACGGGTTCTCGCCGACGAACACGATGCCGTCGGCGTACTGCATCACGACCAGGCTGCGGCCGCGCGCGATGCCCTTGCGGGCGTATTCCGCCCGGTCGGCCATCGCCTGCTGTGGTGAGACATAGAACGGCGTCGACACCGGCTATCCGTCCCTTTCTGTCAGTGGCGAGGAGTCACCGCCCAGCGGTGTCCTGGGGAACATCAGAGCAGTGTGGCCCTCGGGCCGTCGGGCTGCTCCCTCCGGCGCTCCAGGACCGCGTGGGCGATCTCGGAGGCCTCGGCCTCGGTCAGCTTGCGGAAGCCCTCGTCGGTGATGACGGTGATGATGGGGTAGATGCGGCGCCCCACGTCGGGTCCGCCCGTGGCGGAGTCGTCGTCGGCAGCGTCGTACAGGGCCTGGATGACCAGGGTGAGCGCCTGCTCCTCGGTCAGGTCCTCGCGGTAGAGCTTCTTCATCGACCCGCGGGCGAAGATCGACCCGGAGCCCGTCGCGGCGTACCCGTGCTCCTCGGAGCGGCCGCCGGTGACGTCGTACGAGAAGATCCGGCCCTTCTCCCGGTCGACGTCCCAGCCGGCGAAGAGCGGGACCACCGCGAGGCCCTGCATGGCCATGCCGAGATTGCTCCGGATCATCGTGGACAGACGGTTCGCCTTGCCCTCGAGGGAGAGCTGGGCGCCCTCCACCTTCTCGAAGTGCTCCAGCTCGAGCTGGAACAGCTTGACCATCTCCACCGCCAGGCCGGCGGTGCCGGCGATGCCGACGGCGGAGTACTCGTCGGCCGGGAAGACCTTCTCGATGTCGCGCTGGGCGATCATGTTGCCCATCGTCGCCCGCCGGTCACCGGCGAGCACCACTCCGCCGGGGAAGGAGGCGGAGACGATCGTCGTGCCGTGGGGTGCCTCGATCACGCCCTGCACAGGGGGCAGGACCCGCTTGCCCGGGAGCATCTCGGGAGAGTGCTCGCCGAGGAAATCCATGAACGACGAGGAGCCGGGCGTCAGGAAGGCTGCCGGCAGACGCCCGGTGCTACGAGGGTTGGCTTCCACGCGTTTCCTTCCGGATGGGCGGCGGCCCGCCTGCGGACGAGCCGCGGGCCGATCTTGAAATGCACTGCACGGACCTTACCCGTGCCGTCGCCGGTCATCCGTCCCGGCACCGGCCGCCTTGCGCGGACCGCTGCCGGGACGGACGACGGGGCTGTCCCAAACGGGAGCCGGGGCGCTACTGGCCGCCCTTCTGCACGAAACTGCGCACGAAGTCCTCGGCGTTCTCCTCGAGGACGTCGTCGATCTCGTCGAGCACGGAGTCGACGTCGTCGGACAGCTTCTCCTGGCGCTCCTTGAGGTCCTCGGAGGTCTCCGCCTCCTGCGCCTGCTCCTCGACCTCCTCGGTGGAACGCGTGGCCCGCTGCTGCCCGCCGCCGGTGTCCTTGGTCGCCATATCCCTCACCCCGCTCGGATTGCCCGCTTGGTTCGGACTCAAGATCAGACCCTACAAGGAGGGTCCGACATCGGCCCCGCACTTTCCTCAACGTCCGGGGCCCACCTTCATGATTCCCGGACGCGGGTCATTTCAGCCCCCGGAGAGGACTCGGACCAGGTCCTCCGCGGTCCGGCACCGGTCCAGGAGCTCCTTGACATGGTTACGTGTACCACGCAACGGTTCCAGCGTCGGAACGCGCTGCAGGGAGTCCCGGCCCGGCAGGTCGAAGATCACCGAGTCCCAGGAGGCGGCGGCCACGTCGTCCGCGTACTGCTCCAGGCAGCGGCCGCGGAAGTAGGCCCTGGTGTCCTCGGGAGGCTTGCTCTCGGCCCGCTCGACGTCGGGCTCCGTCAGGAGCCGCTTCATCTTGCCGCGGGCCACCAGGCGGTTGTACAGCCCCTTCTCGGGGCGCACGTCCGCGTACTGCAGGTCCACGAGGTGCAGGCGGGCGGCGTCCCAGTCCACGTTGTCGCGCCTGCGGTAGCCCTCCAGGATCTCCCGCTTGGCGATCCAGTCGAGCTCGCCGGACAGGCTCATCGGGTCGTTCTCGAGCCGGTTGAGGGTGTCCTCCCAGCGCACCAGGACGTCCTTGGTCTGCTCGTCCGCGTCGACGCCGAAGCGGTCCTCGACGTACTTGCGGGCCAGCTCGAAGTACTCCATCTGCAGTTGGACGGCGGTGAGTGTCCGGCCGCTGCGCAGCGTGACCAGCCGCTGCAGGGTCGGGTCGTGGGAGACCTGGTGCAGCGTGCGCACGGGCTGGTCGACGGCCAGGTCGACGTTGATGAAGCCGTCCTCGATCATCGACAGCACCAGCGCGGTCGTGCCGAGCTTGAGGTAGGTCGAGATCTCCGACAGGTTCGCGTCGCCGATGATCACGTGGAGCCTGCGGTACTTCTCGGCGTCGGCGTGCGGCTCGTCGCGGGTGTTGATGATGGGACGCTTCAGGGTGGTCTCCAGGCCCACCTCCACCTCGAAGTAGTCGGCCCGCTGACTGATCTGGAAACCGTGCTCGCGGCCGTCCTGGCCGATCCCGACCCGGCCGGCACCGGTCACGACCTGCCGGGACACGAAGAACGGCGTCAGGTGCCGCACGATGTCCGAGAAGGGCGTCTCCCGCTTCATCAGGTAGTTCTCGTGCGTGCCGTAGGACGCGCCCTTGTTGTCGGTGTTGTTCTTGTACAGGTGGATGGGCTGGGCGCCGGGCAGCTGGGCGGCGCGCTCGGCGGCCTCCGCCATGATCCGCTCGCCGGCCTTGTCCCAGAGCACGGCGTCCCGCGGATTGGTGACCTCGGGGGCGCTGTACTCGGGGTGGGCGTGGTCCACGTAGAGCCGGGCGCCGTTGGTGAGGATCACGTTGGCCAGGCCGATGTCCTCGTCGGTGAGCTGGCTGGAGTCGGCGGCCTCGCGGGCCAGGTCGAAGCCCCGGGCGTCGCGCAGGGGATTCTCCTCCTCGAAGTCCCAGCGGGCACGCCGCGCCCGGTGCATCGCCGCCGCGTAGGCGTTGACGATCTGGGACGAGGTGAGCATGGCATTGGCGTTCGGGTGGCCGGGGACGGAGATCCCGTACTCCGTCTCGATGCCCATTACTCGCCGTACGGTCATGCGGCCCTCCTTGCCCGGCGGCGCTCCCGTCCGGGAGCGGCGCTCAAGTACCGCTCGTTCTCCGTTGCGTGTGCGGTGCCCGTCCCCGCACGGCGCGACGCGGCGGTACGGACGAGCCTAGAACGCCTCTGCGCTGGGGGGGAGATCAATTCGGTCATTGCCCTGTGTGGTGCGATTACCCGTCCGGAACCCCTCGGAAAGCAGCCGGCTGCGGATGCCCTCCCCCGATTTCCAAGGGGAGCCCCAGGACATCCGCAGCCGGGCTGCGATCTACAGGTACTGACCGGTGTTCGCCACCGTGTCGATGGAGCGTCCGGTGTCCGCGCCCTGCTTTCCGGTGACGAGGGTGCGGATGAAGACGATCCGCTCGCCCTTCTTTCCGGAGATCCGGGCCCAGTCGTCCGGGTTCGTGGTGTTCGGCAGGTCCTCGTTCTCCTTGAATTCGTCGACGCACGCCTGGAGCAGGTGCGCGACGCGGAGACCCTTCTGGTTGTGGTCGAGGAAGGCCTTGATGGCCATCTTCTTCGCCCGGTCCACAATGTTCTGGATCATGGCACCGGAATTGAAGTCCTTGAAGTACAGGACTTCCTTGTCGCCGTTGGCGTACGTGACCTCGAGGAAGCGGTTCTCCTCGGATTCCGCGTACATCTGCTCCACGACCGACTGGATCATGCCCTGGACGGCCGCCTCCTTGGAGCCGGTGTGCTCGGAGAGGTCGTCCGCGTGCAGCGGCAGCGAGGGCGTGAGGTACTTCGCGAAGATGTCCTTCGCCGCCTCCGCGTCCGGACGCTCGATCTTGATCTTGACGTCGAGCCGGCCGGGCCGCAGGATCGCCGGGTCGATCATGTCCTCGCGGTTGGAGGCACCGATCACGATCACGTTCTCCAGGCCCTCCACACCGTCGATCTCGGCGAGCAGCTGGGGGACGATCGTGTTCTCGACGTCCGAGCTGACACCGGAGCCGCGGGTGCGGAAGAGTGACTCCATCTCGTCGAAGAAGACGATGACGGGCGTGCCCTCACTGGCCTTCTCACGCGCACGCTGGAAGACCAGGCGGATGTGCCGCTCGGTCTCGCCGACGTACTTGTTGAGGAGCTCGGGGCCCTTGATGTTGAGGAAGTAGCTCTTCCCCGCGGGCTGGCCGGTCACCTCGGCCACCTTCTTGGCAAGGGAGTTGGCGACGGCCTTCGCGATCAGCGTCTTGCCGCATCCGGGCGGGCCGTAGAGCAGGATGCCCTTGGGCGGCCGCAGTTCGTGCTCCTTGAAGAGATCGGGATGCAGGTACGGGAGCTCGACGGCGTCCCGGATCATCTCGATCTGCCCG
It contains:
- a CDS encoding LacI family DNA-binding transcriptional regulator, whose protein sequence is MQTREPAGGARPTSRDVARAAGVSQATVSLVLGGKWRGRVSERTAGLVREAASQLGYRPNLAARNLRLGRTRTALLVVPALTNEFFARVYGGAAAVAAEHGFGVVLYPSPEGVGPARDPFASARAALDGVIASSMAAGALDAIRGSDLPLVMLDSDPSDPASAAQVNLDVADGMRQVTDHLLALGHRRFVHLSSAVPSWTFEVRARALEAELRAVPEAELRTVPSPLDVAGALEAAGRALAAPGPRPTALVCDDDILAAGACKAVRRLGLRVPEDVSVTGFDDLTLATAVEPELTTVRLPAERIGQAGMTALLDVLASRSPASGALPVTLVPRGSTGPAPAA
- a CDS encoding ubiquitin-like protein Pup; this encodes MATKDTGGGQQRATRSTEEVEEQAQEAETSEDLKERQEKLSDDVDSVLDEIDDVLEENAEDFVRSFVQKGGQ
- a CDS encoding FKBP-type peptidyl-prolyl cis-trans isomerase; translation: MRRLAGLLVVPLLLLSTAACGDDKGSNSAQTSNGLPAITAGAKFGEKPTLAKGEGKPPKDLKVEVISEGKGQALKKGDQAQVDYLGQVWDGDKPFDNSFDRGEPFAVTIGGGGVIEGWQKALDGQKVGSRLEVSIPPSLAYGSQGQGDIPPNATLVFVMDVVKGTTLPVSAKGTEVAQDNIDLPKVGTNTDGKAPSITVPKKAAPTKLVSNYVIEGSGPAVKADNTVAVQYKGVLWKDGKEFDSSYSKGAPVTFPLAGVIPGWSKGLEGKKVGSRVLLVVPPDMAYGDQAQGPIPAKSTLVFSVDILAVL
- a CDS encoding MFS transporter — encoded protein: MGAGVSGYMDILKAPHAARLLTGTLVGRLPNGVAHIAIVLFTRAEGGSYTLAGALAAVYGLTTAAGQPLLGRMVDLHGQPRVQLPAAVLSALGMGLLAVAGIDSLPLAYAAVAVAGFFTPPLEGGLRALWPDVLGHRQDRVHRAYAMDAIAQEVMFTVGPLLVTLLVWLMSPTAALLVVNVLGVLGALSVVVSGPSRAWRSAPREAHWLGALRSPGLLALLGSFFFVGLALGSITVAAFAYADEHGGDAVYGWFMAALGLGALIGGAAYGARDWAGAPERRLRVITGLLALGYLPLLLTPAVPAMTALGVVSGLFLAPAIACAFLVVDRHAPRGTVTEAFSWLVTTFGVGAAVGTAAAGPAVEFGGTTAGFAVAGGGGIAALLVLLATGRVLAAPGSGAHDAPADENDRSGAVEPGFSSGHRA
- the pafA gene encoding Pup--protein ligase gives rise to the protein MDRRIFGLENEYGVTCTFRGQRRLSPDEVARYLFRRVVSWGRSSNVFLRNGARLYLDVGSHPEYATPECDDVTELVTHDKAGERILEGLLVDAERRLHEEGIAGDVYLFKNNTDSAGNSYGCHENYLVARHGEFSRLADILIPFLVTRQLLCGAGKVLQTPRGAVYCVSQRAEHIWEGVSSATTRSRPIINTRDEPHADAERYRRLHVIVGDSNMSETTMLLKVGATDLVLRMIEAGTVMRDLTLENPIRAIREVSHDITGRRKVRLASGREASALEVQREYYEKAVDFVDRRGIRTGTVAQVLELWGRTLDAIEEEDLDRIGTEIDWVMKYKLIERYRAKHNMTMSHPRVAQIDLAYHDIHRRRGLYYLLEKKGQAARICNDLKIFEGKSVPPQTTRARLRGDFIRRAQEQRRDFTVDWVHLKLNDQAQRTVLCKDPFRSVDDRVEKLIAGM
- the prcA gene encoding proteasome subunit alpha is translated as MSTPFYVSPQQAMADRAEYARKGIARGRSLVVMQYADGIVFVGENPSRALHKFSEIYDRIGFAAAGKYNEYENLRIGGVRYADLRGYTYDRDDVTARGLANVYAQTLGTIFSSAGEKPYEVELVVAEVGTSPEGDQIYRLPHDGSIVDEHGSVAVGGNAEQISSFLDQRHRDGMSLAEALKLAVQALSRDTNGGEREIPAERLEVAVLDRTRPQQRKFKRIVGRQLSRLLGADDAASTPTEAPSDEETSDDEA
- the dop gene encoding depupylase/deamidase Dop; its protein translation is MTVRRVMGIETEYGISVPGHPNANAMLTSSQIVNAYAAAMHRARRARWDFEEENPLRDARGFDLAREAADSSQLTDEDIGLANVILTNGARLYVDHAHPEYSAPEVTNPRDAVLWDKAGERIMAEAAERAAQLPGAQPIHLYKNNTDNKGASYGTHENYLMKRETPFSDIVRHLTPFFVSRQVVTGAGRVGIGQDGREHGFQISQRADYFEVEVGLETTLKRPIINTRDEPHADAEKYRRLHVIIGDANLSEISTYLKLGTTALVLSMIEDGFINVDLAVDQPVRTLHQVSHDPTLQRLVTLRSGRTLTAVQLQMEYFELARKYVEDRFGVDADEQTKDVLVRWEDTLNRLENDPMSLSGELDWIAKREILEGYRRRDNVDWDAARLHLVDLQYADVRPEKGLYNRLVARGKMKRLLTEPDVERAESKPPEDTRAYFRGRCLEQYADDVAAASWDSVIFDLPGRDSLQRVPTLEPLRGTRNHVKELLDRCRTAEDLVRVLSGG
- the arc gene encoding proteasome ATPase — protein: MAAHDDDNNRGFRPGRGSEDPAGQVAYLEQEIAVLRRKLADSPRHTRILEERIVELQTNLAGVSAQNERLANTLREARDQIVALKEEVDRLAQPPAGFGVFLQANEDGTADIFTGGRKLRVNVSPGVEAEELRRGQEVMLNEALNVVEAMEFERTGDIVTLKEILEDGERALVIGHTDEERVVRLAEPLLDVTIRPGDALLLESRSGYVYEVVPKSEVEELVLEEVPDVDYDKIGGLGGQIEMIRDAVELPYLHPDLFKEHELRPPKGILLYGPPGCGKTLIAKAVANSLAKKVAEVTGQPAGKSYFLNIKGPELLNKYVGETERHIRLVFQRAREKASEGTPVIVFFDEMESLFRTRGSGVSSDVENTIVPQLLAEIDGVEGLENVIVIGASNREDMIDPAILRPGRLDVKIKIERPDAEAAKDIFAKYLTPSLPLHADDLSEHTGSKEAAVQGMIQSVVEQMYAESEENRFLEVTYANGDKEVLYFKDFNSGAMIQNIVDRAKKMAIKAFLDHNQKGLRVAHLLQACVDEFKENEDLPNTTNPDDWARISGKKGERIVFIRTLVTGKQGADTGRSIDTVANTGQYL
- the prcB gene encoding proteasome subunit beta, which produces MPAAFLTPGSSSFMDFLGEHSPEMLPGKRVLPPVQGVIEAPHGTTIVSASFPGGVVLAGDRRATMGNMIAQRDIEKVFPADEYSAVGIAGTAGLAVEMVKLFQLELEHFEKVEGAQLSLEGKANRLSTMIRSNLGMAMQGLAVVPLFAGWDVDREKGRIFSYDVTGGRSEEHGYAATGSGSIFARGSMKKLYREDLTEEQALTLVIQALYDAADDDSATGGPDVGRRIYPIITVITDEGFRKLTEAEASEIAHAVLERRREQPDGPRATLL